From Cydia splendana chromosome 25, ilCydSple1.2, whole genome shotgun sequence:
ccatgttttattagactatgggtaaTTGGGTAGTATATCACGCGCGTGAGTTACTGTCCCGGCGGAATCATGATAAGCATACTTACTGTCCCTTGAATGGCTAATGTTTAGTCTCTTGCCTtgaaaatgtttaatttttttgtttcagtAATAACGAATCGACCGTGGACGATTTGTACGATGatattttaaagaaataatGTGATTATTTGGGTCGAGTTATATGCAAAAGTGGTTTCCTTGTAAATATTTCGAATTGacatgtatttttataaagaaatatatttttactctGTTTCCAatgtttttccttttttatttcggaacacattcaatttataataattactatTTCTGAACGCAACTTAATGCAGTTCGATTTGACAGATCGTGTGACTTTTGAGGTTATCCCTAACCTGTTGTAAACATACTGtttatgttaaaaaaatatcctTAAATCATGCTTTAGTAACTATTTATAAGCTAAAATTAGCGTCGAAGCTTACGATAATGGATTTCGCTAGAAAACAACTCGAGAAATACGGCTGGACCGATGGTAAGATACTCCATCTTACGCTTTGATATTTACGATACTACGCATTAGTTTTGATAAGATTTTAAAGTCCTATTCATGTACAAAATAGGCATAAAATCATCCTTATATCAAACTATAGCCTTTATAAACTCAGatagtaataattattattttattcatgattttaggTAAAGGTTTAGGTAAGAATGAAAACGGTATATCCCAAGCATTGAAGCCCAAATTAAAGCGAAGCGTCACAGGCGTAGGGCATGACGCGGCGTCTGACTTCACAGAACACTGGTGGACGACGCTGTATAACAAGGCAGCTGGTAATGTCGAGGTAATTTGTTTTGTGGCTATTGTTTATTTTAACCCCTTTAACTCTTTAACTGTGTATGATAAGTTGGGCCCGGAATGTTGGGTGCGGATTGTAGGGTGAGAACAAGACTATTTATCAATGTTATTGATAATATGATCTTAAAGTAGTctctatattaaataaaatcttGAACAATGTATATCAAACTATCTGTACatacttttaatattttgaaTGTTACATCACATCaccagaaataaataaatgtatggttatCATGaaagtttaacacattcagggcctaGAACCCGACTGGCCGGTACACCGTTcatagcgactacgcgctccatacagCAAAACCTTGGCTATGCGCTATGGGTTACGCTACATAGGACTGAGTGAcaataaatgtgttaaaattaatatatttggcTTTGAATTGAACAGTGATGTTTGTTCCCTCCCAAAACACAGTCATGATAAATTACTAACAATTCAAATCTTAATTTACTAGAGCTTTAAAATGATGCTAAACTTGTAACTATTACCATTTCACAGGTTGAAGAGAAAAACGGCAAAACCAAAAAGATCaaaacaaacacagatgacTTCCAAATATCAAACAGCAACTGGAAActgacaaaaacaaaaaataaatcaacCGCAGAAGAGGAACAGTACGCGGACTATTTTGTTAAAAAAGCGACTTTGACAAACGGGGGAGTTAAAATGGAGAAAATGGCAGAGTCAGACTCGGAGAGTGACGGGGAGAAGAAGGATGTATTTAAGATGACCGATGAGGAGCTTTTTGCGGCCTGTGGTGGACGGACAGCACATAAGTATGTTGAAATTTCGGCTATACATGATACCCATCATATTCTTTTCTTAGGTTGAAAAAAAATCCGGCATATCTGGGATTCCAGTCAATAAGCCATTCTATGATGATGTACTTGCATTTTGAATCAGGGAAATTAAGCTAGTCTAGTTATTCCTCAAGCAATTTATGCCTTTGCCATTCTAAAAACATTTGCAGATGCAAAACTTTTGTTTTTGGCTCTAAACAATGTTTCACAAAAACAATAcaatcaaattatttaatatttactgTTCCTTTTTTTTATTCCAGAGGCGCAAGGCATGGATTGCGGGCTATAGGCAAATTAGCAAGAATAGACCAACAAGAACAACATTTGCTTGAACAAGAAAAGTATGAAGGTTACTCGCATTatgaaaagaaaaagaaaaataaaaacaaaccagCCAATGAACTGCAAGTAGAAGATTTAAATTTGAACAGTGACACAGAAGTTCCTAAAAccaagaagaagaaaaagaagaagcgTTGCTCAAACAGCGAGAGTCTAACGGAAATTGGGAATGGTAACATCGAAGTGGCTGAATGCGCAGAGTCTGAatctaagaaaaataaaaagaaacgcAAACTGACAGATGAAAATGTTGCCAGTGAAATCGAAGAGGAAAATGGTAGAAAaacgaaaaaattaaaaaacattgaTGCGAATGTTTCGGATCCTGATGTTGGATGTCTTTTCAAatcaaagaaaaagaaaaagcgAAATGAAAATATGGAATCACTGCCAAAGGATGAAGCGGAATCCAATACTAATTTCCTAAAAACAGACGGAAAGTACGAGTTCCTCGACAACGGGGTGGTTCggaaaacgaagaaaaaaaataaaaagtcaaaATAACATTCACTCTTTTATTCTGAATGTAATCGATTTGATTTTTACTTTACTAAgtagctattttttttttccttttttaggtactaattattttagtaaataaatacttttaacttttaataGTAAAATGGGATATTTTTTCTTTACCCCGTAAccctttttcttcttctttattaggGGCTATATACGGCGCCGCGTACGACAGGCGTGACGTTTAAAGACTAAAGTAATGTTGTTTGGCAACTGACAAAGGTGTTTATAGATAATACAACAGTATGGTTCACTCTGTAAGCTTTTCGGAAGTAAAGTCTGACAAAATAAAGTAGAAATtgaaaagtggcaatactgtagtgtcgtcccgtttacttagattgatttgaaagggacgacactacagtattgccactttttaattactACTTTTTTTTGTCTGACTATagatttagtagtttttaaaagaATTACTATGGCAACATTAATAATCTGTCAAACGTCAAATAGAAATTACTATTTTGCTTTGCTGCAAAACGAAAATTGATTTGGCTTAAAAATGTCCATTGCAAAGATATTTGCGCTAGATAAGGTAGCCAATTTCTTCAACATCATACGCCAAAATGGAGGCATTCGAGGTTCCCTGTGGAAACTATACCGGTAAGAatctattttattatgtaattacTTTATGTTAGGTTATGTTGTTTTGACTTTTACTTTAATTttgtgtaattttcttttgttttctttAGTTAATAAAGTTTTGAAAGACATTTCATTAATTACTAATGCCTTTTAAATAAGTTAAAAGTAACGGAGTTACAAATAAAGACCAAATTTCTTTGACAACTCTTTTTAGTGATGTTTATTTAAGACTTATATGGCAAGAACTATCCTATTTGTATACATACAACATACATGCATAGTCATAGTGTCGCTCAAACACAGTCAGAAAGGATCCGGTTATTCCCCATAAGTGAGCATTTGTGATCCAGTTACGCCCCATTGGTTTATGCATAATTTGGCCACCAGAGGTCCTTGCAAAATGTACTTTGCCcgtatcatggtataataatatactccgcctggtactctattccgagattcgcgtatgacctaactgacacgggcctacgtcatcatgctgtttacaggttctcaaactttaaaatgtgggagaattttaaccaacggtgaaaattattttaacggcattaattttgagttattcatgtagaaacatagtaaaataaaacaaatctaatgtattaaattcaactttatttatctatacaagacaaacgtttgaaaaactaattcacagttacacattaattaccaagcttacgacgtaaaAAGTTTGGataacactgcgactgctgacactgagcgagaaggaaataacaattaacacgcgttcgacaaggatgacggtcagggcatgaagttatctagatccgaattgtcaaatgtgacagagctatcctgtgttgccagtaatgtaaacagaattacccgaacgtctgaaatttctttcgtgaatcggaagatattgctaacgaataattaaaaatgacgtgttattgtaaaatttaagataaaatacatataaatgaaaattataaaattataaagaaatattttaacttattaaccataggtataatgtacccatgtaacatgttatgttgaaataaagtggcaatgttattgtgacgtaggcccatgtcactctgggaatagaagaccatgttttattagaccatggcccGTATAAAATTTTGGTCTTGCGCTGCCACTGATTGACAACTCCAGGGATTAGACTggtttttggcaaaaacttcgaaataaccatatattttgaa
This genomic window contains:
- the LOC134802685 gene encoding G patch domain-containing protein 4 codes for the protein MDFARKQLEKYGWTDGKGLGKNENGISQALKPKLKRSVTGVGHDAASDFTEHWWTTLYNKAAGNVEVEEKNGKTKKIKTNTDDFQISNSNWKLTKTKNKSTAEEEQYADYFVKKATLTNGGVKMEKMAESDSESDGEKKDVFKMTDEELFAACGGRTAHKGARHGLRAIGKLARIDQQEQHLLEQEKYEGYSHYEKKKKNKNKPANELQVEDLNLNSDTEVPKTKKKKKKKRCSNSESLTEIGNGNIEVAECAESESKKNKKKRKLTDENVASEIEEENGRKTKKLKNIDANVSDPDVGCLFKSKKKKKRNENMESLPKDEAESNTNFLKTDGKYEFLDNGVVRKTKKKNKKSK